The Oncorhynchus masou masou isolate Uvic2021 chromosome 6, UVic_Omas_1.1, whole genome shotgun sequence genome has a window encoding:
- the hrh1 gene encoding histamine H1 receptor, translated as MMDSIQSTPDVFTTDSISREPYHETQQSPSNSTITVEHHNSFHNTLLGVFLGFLSLLTVIMNILVLYAVKKERTLHTVGNLYIVSLSVADLIVGATVMPLNLVYLLEDEWRLGRVVCQFWLIMDYVASTASIFSLFILCLDRYRSVHEPLRYLKYRTRRRASVMISGAWLLSTMWIIPILGWRLFATVDLKPEMENKCDTDFRFVTWFKVLTSVLNFHLPSLLMLCFYSRIYMAVRKHFREREKIINPTDSTAGNRIGHKVQTGNRPCGSSNEENKGNDCDFDQYTLDQLYNSTDTAEANASREPKSEKDSHCSHSLLRMTQHLRKTVKGERKSSSLSFQEKNSDSETPLNLSTLPLRFTHTDDNNAQELYVSVSDIAVPLNSVAGVCEITQIAWPQEDSEPDDGANPDAVANAVTLKQTWQKFCAQSRQRMQSLQVHKEHKAAKQLGCIIAGFMTCWIPYFIVFMVMAFCQTCVHHDLHMFTIWLGYINSTLNPFIYPLCNENFKRVFEKILHIHL; from the exons ATGATGGATTCTATTCAGTCTACACCTGATGTCTTCACCACAGACAG CATCTCGAGAGAACCATACCATGAGACTCAACAGTCACCATCCAACTCAACCATAACCGTCGAGCATCACAACAGCTTCCACAATACcctactag GTGTCTTCCTGGGCTTCCTGTCCCTGCTCACCGTCATCATGAACATCCTGGTACTCTACGCTGTGAAGAAGGAGCGGACCCTCCACACGGTGGGCAACCTCTACATCGTCAGCCTCTCCGTGGCGGATCTCATCGTCGGGGCCACCGTCATGCCCCTCAACCTGGTGTATCTGCTGGAGGACGAGTGGAGGCTGGGGAGGGTCGTCTGTCAGTTCTGGCTCATCATGGATTACGTAGCCAGCACAGCCTCCATCTTTAGTCTGTTTATACTATGTCTGGATCGGTATCGGTCCGTCCACGAGCCGCTGAGGTACCTGAAGTACCGAACCAGAAGGAGAGCCAGCGTTATGATCTCAGGGGCCTGGTTGTTGTCTACGATGTGGATTATTCCTATTCTAGGGTGGAGGTTGTTTGCTACTGTCGATCTTAAACCGGAAATGGAAAATAAGTGTGACACTGATTTCCGGTTTGTTACGTGGTTTAAGGTTTTAACTTCCGTGTTAAACTTCCACCTTCCGTCTCTGTTGATGCTGTGTTTCTACTCACGCATCTACATGGCTGTGAGGAAGCACttcagagagagggaaaagattATCAATCCTACAGATTCTACGGCGGGAAACCGTATCGGACACAAAGTCCAAACAGGAAATAGACCCTGCGGGTCTTCTAACGAGGAAAATAAGGGAAACGACTGTGACTTTGATCAGTACACTTTAGACCAGCTGTACAACTCAACAGATACGGCTGAAGCCAACGCATCCAGGGAACCCAAGTCTGAGAAAGACTCTCACTGCAGTCATTCACTGCTCAGAATGACACAACATCTGAGGAAGACTGTAAAGGGCGAAAGAAAGAGCAGCTCTTTGTCTTTTCAGGAGAAGAATTCAGACTCAGAGACCCCTTTGAACCTGTCAACGTTACCTCTCCGCTTCACACACACCGACGACAACAACGCGCAGGAACTGTACGTATCCGTGAGCGACATAGCCGTGCCGCTAAACTCTGTGGCTGGCGTTTGCGAGATAACCCAGATAGCATGGCCCCAGGAGGACTCGGAGCCCGATGATGGTGCTAACCCGGACGCTGTAGCCAACGCTGTGACTCTAAAGCAGACCTGGCAGAAGTTCTGTGCCCAGTCCAGGCAGCGTATGCAGAGCCTTCAGGTCCATAAGGAGCACAAAGCTGCCAAGCAGCTGGGCTGTATTATAGCTGGGTTCATGACGTGTTGGATCCCATACTTCATAGTCTTTATGGTCATGGCTTTCTGCCAAACCTGTGTACATCACGACCTACATATGTTCACGATATGGCTTGGGTATATAAACTCTACCTTGAACCCGTTCATATACCCCCTCTGCAATGAGAATTTCAAAAGGGTGTTCGAAAAGATTTTACACATTCATTTGTGA